A region of Campylobacter sp. MG1 DNA encodes the following proteins:
- a CDS encoding HypC/HybG/HupF family hydrogenase formation chaperone yields MCLSIPSKVLSVDENNFAQVDTLGIKRGVSLDLIPEQVNVGDFVLIHVGFAMQKIDEAAAKESLELYKQIADEIGSEEIESRFL; encoded by the coding sequence ATGTGTTTATCTATACCATCAAAAGTTTTAAGTGTTGATGAAAATAATTTTGCACAGGTTGATACTTTAGGCATTAAGCGTGGGGTTAGCCTTGATTTGATACCTGAGCAGGTTAATGTGGGAGATTTTGTATTAATTCATGTTGGTTTTGCTATGCAAAAAATTGATGAAGCAGCTGCTAAAGAAAGCTTAGAATTATATAAGCAAATTGCAGATGAGATAGGTAGCGAAGAGATTGAAAGTAGGTTTTTATGA